Proteins from a single region of Limosilactobacillus fermentum:
- a CDS encoding acyl-[acyl-carrier-protein] thioesterase, which produces MATEFEMHHHVKYYECDTSGHPTLAMIVAMLILASEADNKENGVGLKRAGQYGGGWVIINYEGTLAEKQPVKGEEVILGTRVRAYNRFFVIRDFWVKDLAGNYYAKVSGTFVFMNLAKRKIMTIPQEMIDTFQMDETKRLPRLEKPSLPEDQAGWAKRDYRVRYFDIDGNQHVNNAHYFEWMMDVLDGDFLRTHQVVKMQTEFAHEVRYGQTVTSTGSTPVEKEGLMVTHHQITCQGQESARATFYWQPRN; this is translated from the coding sequence ATGGCAACGGAATTTGAAATGCACCACCACGTTAAGTACTACGAATGTGACACCAGTGGTCACCCCACCCTGGCCATGATCGTTGCAATGCTGATCCTCGCTTCCGAAGCCGATAACAAGGAAAACGGGGTCGGCCTAAAGCGGGCGGGCCAGTACGGTGGTGGCTGGGTGATCATCAACTACGAAGGAACCCTAGCTGAAAAGCAACCGGTGAAGGGTGAAGAGGTAATCTTAGGGACTCGGGTCCGGGCGTACAACCGCTTCTTTGTGATTCGTGACTTTTGGGTCAAGGATTTAGCGGGCAACTACTACGCTAAGGTGAGTGGGACCTTTGTCTTCATGAACCTGGCCAAGCGTAAGATTATGACGATTCCCCAGGAGATGATTGATACCTTCCAGATGGACGAAACCAAGCGCTTACCACGCCTGGAAAAACCCAGCCTGCCAGAAGACCAAGCCGGCTGGGCGAAACGGGACTACCGTGTTCGTTACTTTGACATCGATGGTAACCAACACGTCAATAACGCCCACTACTTTGAGTGGATGATGGACGTCTTGGACGGCGACTTTTTGCGCACCCACCAGGTAGTTAAGATGCAGACCGAGTTTGCCCACGAAGTTCGCTACGGGCAAACGGTTACGAGCACCGGGTCGACCCCGGTTGAAAAAGAGGGGCTAATGGTGACCCATCACCAAATCACCTGCCAAGGACAAGAGAGCGCCCGGGCGACCTTTTACTGGCAACCACGGAATTAA
- a CDS encoding RNA degradosome polyphosphate kinase codes for MDYRDFYQPENYVNRELSWIDFNGRVLEEAASPTNPLLERANFLGITQSNVDEFFMVRVASLSKLAAAGVTTTDASGMTPAAQLTAVNEKEHQMVARRYQVYKDVLLPALEAKDIHLVAVKDLDQHQHDYLQRYFNDELLPVLTPMADDSSRPFPFISNNSLNVAVKLIRTAPATTAKEVLEGDQEVVTTISQPHEKKEQDGKYEEEFATVRVPEVYKRLVKMPSSNIFVLLDDVIKTFISVLFPGYAVQATGTYRVVRDMDLDVAEEDTSDLLRAVQHQLREREHGHVIRLEVEQGMDDWLAAHLIDNLKVGEEGVYRIAGPIDLTFLKKLSGMVSDHEEDRYSKFTPYLAPELDMEHNLFDAIREKDHLMQHPYDDFQAVVNFIHQAATDPKTLAIKMTLYRVSGNSPIIKYLGMAAQQGKQVTVLVEVKARFDEQNNVHWARRLERMGCHVIYGLVGLKTHCKLALVIRRDEDGIRRYMHLGTGNYNDVTANFYTDMGLFTCDYELGVDLTNLFNMLSGFARPRYFHKLRVSPGGIRNFINEKIDEQIEVANKGLPAKIRMKMNSLSDKQIIAHLYAAAAAGVKVELLIRGITCLRNDLPFLHGNITVHSIVGRFLEHSRIYYFEANGHSEIYLASADMMTRNLNRRVEELFPVTQEDTKARAIEIFDTMWQDDVKTRVLKGDRYTPLPFSGQVDCQEIFVDQVKQQERGQRQEQKNRRHLNNVFETLSRHVNNLRLKK; via the coding sequence ATGGACTACAGGGATTTTTACCAACCAGAAAATTACGTGAACCGGGAACTATCCTGGATTGACTTTAATGGGCGGGTGTTAGAAGAAGCCGCCAGCCCAACCAACCCCCTGTTGGAACGGGCCAATTTTTTGGGGATTACCCAAAGTAACGTCGATGAATTCTTCATGGTGCGGGTGGCTTCTTTGAGTAAGTTAGCCGCCGCTGGGGTAACGACAACGGACGCCTCCGGGATGACCCCGGCAGCACAACTGACGGCGGTCAACGAAAAGGAGCACCAGATGGTGGCCCGGCGCTACCAGGTGTATAAGGACGTCTTACTTCCGGCCTTGGAAGCTAAAGACATCCACCTGGTAGCCGTTAAGGACTTGGATCAACACCAACACGACTACTTGCAGCGTTACTTTAACGATGAATTATTACCGGTCCTAACCCCGATGGCCGACGACTCATCGCGGCCCTTCCCCTTTATCTCTAATAACTCCTTAAACGTGGCCGTTAAGCTGATTCGTACGGCTCCGGCAACGACCGCTAAGGAAGTGCTCGAGGGCGATCAGGAAGTGGTGACCACCATTTCCCAGCCCCACGAAAAAAAGGAACAAGACGGTAAGTACGAAGAGGAATTCGCCACCGTCCGGGTTCCCGAGGTCTATAAGCGGTTGGTTAAGATGCCGTCATCCAACATCTTTGTCCTCTTAGACGACGTGATCAAGACCTTTATCAGCGTCCTCTTCCCGGGCTACGCCGTGCAAGCAACTGGTACTTACCGGGTCGTGCGGGACATGGACCTGGACGTGGCCGAAGAAGACACCTCCGACTTGTTGCGGGCGGTTCAGCACCAGTTGCGGGAACGCGAGCACGGTCACGTTATTCGCCTAGAAGTGGAGCAGGGGATGGACGATTGGCTGGCGGCCCACCTGATTGATAACCTTAAGGTCGGCGAAGAAGGGGTTTACCGCATTGCGGGCCCGATTGACTTAACCTTTTTAAAGAAGCTCTCCGGCATGGTTTCCGACCACGAAGAAGACCGCTACAGCAAGTTTACCCCGTACCTAGCCCCGGAATTGGATATGGAACACAACTTATTTGACGCCATTCGGGAAAAGGATCACCTGATGCAACACCCCTACGATGATTTCCAAGCCGTCGTTAACTTTATTCACCAGGCGGCCACCGACCCCAAGACCCTAGCGATCAAGATGACCCTCTACCGGGTATCCGGAAATTCTCCAATCATCAAGTACTTGGGGATGGCAGCCCAGCAGGGCAAACAGGTAACGGTGCTGGTGGAAGTTAAGGCCCGGTTCGATGAACAAAACAACGTTCACTGGGCTCGTCGGCTAGAGCGGATGGGTTGCCACGTAATTTACGGGTTAGTGGGGCTCAAGACCCACTGTAAGCTCGCCTTGGTCATTCGCCGCGATGAAGACGGAATTCGCCGCTACATGCACCTGGGAACCGGGAATTACAATGACGTGACCGCCAACTTCTACACCGATATGGGGTTGTTTACCTGTGATTACGAACTCGGGGTCGACTTAACCAACCTCTTTAACATGCTGTCCGGTTTCGCCCGGCCACGGTACTTCCACAAGTTGCGGGTTTCACCGGGTGGGATTCGCAACTTCATTAACGAAAAGATCGATGAACAAATTGAGGTGGCCAACAAGGGACTGCCGGCCAAGATCCGGATGAAAATGAATTCCCTGTCGGATAAACAAATTATCGCCCACCTATACGCTGCTGCTGCGGCCGGGGTGAAGGTGGAGCTATTGATCCGGGGGATTACGTGCCTGAGAAACGATTTACCGTTCTTACACGGTAACATCACGGTCCACTCAATTGTCGGGCGCTTTTTGGAACACTCGCGGATTTACTACTTTGAGGCCAACGGGCACTCGGAGATCTACTTAGCCTCGGCCGACATGATGACCAGAAACCTTAACCGGCGGGTTGAAGAGCTCTTCCCGGTCACCCAAGAAGATACCAAGGCACGGGCGATCGAAATTTTTGATACAATGTGGCAAGACGACGTCAAGACCCGGGTTCTAAAGGGCGACCGGTACACCCCGCTGCCGTTCAGCGGTCAGGTCGATTGCCAAGAGATCTTCGTTGATCAGGTTAAACAACAAGAACGAGGGCAGCGCCAAGAACAAAAGAACCGGCGCCACTTAAACAACGTCTTTGAAACCCTTAGTCGTCACGTCAATAACCTACGCCTCAAGAAGTAA
- a CDS encoding Ppx/GppA family phosphatase, which produces MSTNLKVIDLGSNSVRLRITKILDDGQTELLRYEKEYVRLSENMGPERTLKEEPMARTLKALKDFKEIYDQFDGEIIAVATAAVRQATNQRDFLERVEQEVGLTIQVISGKREAYLDYLGVSRTLPLENGIIIDTGGASMELILVDQGQAEETVSLPIGSVLLSQRYHLGDQVSAANLYDAVIKVDEVLSSQRWLSRARHTRVVALGGSNRALAKMYRWRLSDGEDVPLPVHGLTMQTVDAYEMMDDLLRMDREQRGKVRGVSTARADVIIGGLLPIMALLRQLNMKQVMFSSNGLREGLLFEYIDQKFGGFRTDQA; this is translated from the coding sequence ATGTCAACCAACTTAAAGGTGATTGATTTGGGATCTAACTCGGTGCGTCTGCGGATCACCAAAATTTTAGATGATGGCCAAACGGAACTACTGCGCTACGAAAAAGAGTACGTGCGCCTGTCAGAAAACATGGGTCCGGAGCGGACGCTAAAAGAGGAGCCTATGGCCAGGACCCTGAAGGCTTTAAAGGACTTTAAGGAGATTTACGACCAGTTTGACGGTGAGATCATCGCCGTGGCCACCGCCGCCGTTCGCCAAGCTACCAACCAACGGGACTTTCTGGAGCGCGTTGAACAAGAGGTGGGCCTGACGATTCAAGTGATCTCCGGCAAACGGGAGGCCTACCTTGATTACCTAGGGGTTTCCCGGACCCTACCACTGGAAAACGGGATCATCATTGATACCGGTGGGGCCTCAATGGAACTAATCTTAGTTGACCAGGGCCAGGCCGAGGAGACGGTTTCCTTGCCGATCGGTTCGGTCCTGTTGTCCCAACGTTACCACCTTGGCGACCAAGTAAGCGCCGCCAACCTGTACGACGCCGTAATCAAAGTCGATGAGGTTCTCTCTAGTCAACGCTGGTTGAGTCGGGCCCGCCACACCCGGGTGGTGGCCCTTGGGGGCTCTAACCGGGCCTTAGCTAAGATGTACCGGTGGCGCCTATCGGACGGGGAGGACGTTCCCTTGCCGGTCCACGGGTTAACCATGCAGACGGTTGACGCCTACGAAATGATGGACGACCTGCTGCGGATGGACCGGGAGCAGCGGGGCAAGGTACGGGGGGTATCGACGGCCCGGGCCGACGTGATTATCGGGGGACTGTTGCCGATCATGGCCCTCTTGCGCCAGTTAAATATGAAGCAAGTGATGTTTTCTAGCAACGGGCTACGGGAGGGGCTCTTGTTTGAATACATTGACCAAAAGTTTGGGGGTTTTCGTACCGACCAGGCTTAA
- the galE gene encoding UDP-glucose 4-epimerase GalE, translating into MAILVAGGAGYIGSHMVKDLLANGEEVVVADNLSTGHRKAVDPRAKFYIGDIRDRAFLDQIFINEDIKAVVHFAAFSIVPESMSEPLKYFDNNTGGMITLLEAMRDFKVKYIVFSSTAATYGVPEHMPIKETDPQKPINPYGLSKLMMEHMMAWADSAYGVKFVALRYFNVAGAAPDGSIGEDHGPETHLVPIIMQVAQGKRAELSIFGDDYNTPDGTNVRDYVHVMDLADAHLLALKYLFAGNESNAFNLGSSTGFSNKQMLEAAREVTGKPIPAKMAPRRPGDPDSLVAASDKARNVLGWKPKYDDVHDIIATAWKWHESHPQGYNDRN; encoded by the coding sequence ATGGCAATCTTAGTCGCTGGTGGGGCGGGATACATTGGTTCCCACATGGTAAAGGACTTACTCGCAAACGGGGAGGAGGTTGTGGTTGCCGATAACCTCTCAACCGGTCACCGCAAGGCTGTGGACCCGCGGGCCAAGTTCTACATTGGTGACATTCGCGACCGGGCCTTTTTAGACCAAATTTTCATTAACGAAGACATCAAGGCGGTGGTCCACTTTGCCGCCTTCTCCATCGTGCCGGAATCAATGAGTGAACCCCTCAAGTACTTTGATAACAATACGGGGGGCATGATCACCCTGCTCGAGGCAATGCGCGACTTTAAGGTTAAATACATTGTCTTCTCCTCAACGGCGGCCACTTACGGGGTGCCGGAACACATGCCGATTAAGGAAACCGATCCGCAAAAGCCGATCAACCCATACGGTCTGTCCAAGCTAATGATGGAACACATGATGGCCTGGGCCGATTCGGCTTACGGGGTTAAGTTTGTCGCCCTGCGTTACTTCAACGTGGCCGGGGCAGCGCCGGATGGTTCGATTGGTGAAGACCACGGCCCAGAAACCCACCTGGTTCCTATCATCATGCAAGTCGCCCAGGGCAAGCGCGCTGAACTGTCCATCTTTGGTGATGATTACAACACCCCGGATGGTACCAACGTCCGTGACTACGTTCACGTAATGGATCTGGCTGACGCCCACCTCCTAGCACTTAAGTACCTCTTTGCCGGGAATGAATCCAACGCCTTTAACCTCGGTTCTTCGACCGGCTTTTCCAACAAGCAAATGCTAGAAGCGGCCCGGGAAGTCACTGGCAAACCAATCCCGGCTAAGATGGCCCCACGCCGCCCGGGAGATCCGGATTCGTTAGTGGCCGCCTCTGACAAGGCCCGCAACGTCTTAGGTTGGAAGCCCAAGTACGATGACGTTCACGACATCATTGCCACCGCTTGGAAGTGGCACGAAAGCCACCCCCAAGGCTACAACGATCGTAACTAA